GCCTGGTTTTTTGATATTGGTTTGCAATACCGGTATATTCGTATAGTCAGTACTGTTAGGTATGCTAACTATTTTTTCAGCACCATTTACAGTAACACTTATTTTACTGGCAGCATCGGATTTTGCCTGCATCGTTACTTTTAGCGGGCCGGTACTAGCGGCATGAAAATAAAAATTTACGGTATTGCTGTTACCTGTCCAGTTCACTACGCCACTCCTGGAACTGATTTCTACATTTTCTTCAGTGGGGTCGGCATAAGCGGTAAAGCCGGGAAGTACTGCCGGCGGTATTTGTGCCATTGCATGGTTTGCCGTAAAGCAAATAGCCAGCAGGGTCGCGAAAAGTACGTTTTGTTTCATTGTTCAGTAGTTAATATCAACAAATAAAGGAGCAATGACGGCCAAAAGCAATGTTGATTTGAAAAAATTACAATGGAATGAGAAAGGGCCGAAAGAAAGGTCCATAACTAAGTAATTAAATAATAAAATGAGTAAATTGTTATTGTGTTTTTACATAAACAACTCCCCTGCCCTGCTTTGCAGTCCTACATTGAACAGATATGGGTATTTGAAAGCAGTACCGGTATTCCTCCGGGGGATCTTGCACTGATTGTTCCGAACGGGATGCTGAAAATGATTATTCCTTACAAAAGTGCGATCAGCAGCTCGCGCATTGGTTTTGCAGATACGCACCGTGAGTCGTCCATTATTCTTATCGGGCAAATGGATACGCCTGCAACAATTGTGAGCGAAGGTAACTGCGGCTCCATTGGTATTGAATTTAAACCCTTTGCGGCTTATCGTTTTTTTCAGGTGGCCATGCATGAACTGACCAATAAAGTATTGACGCTGGAAACCATACTGGGAAAGGCTGGCCGGCAACTACAAGAGGTGGTCGCCAATGAAACAAAGGTTCACAGAAAGATAGCCTTAACGGAACAGTTTTTATTGCGGCAGCTACAGGTATTGAATAAGGAAGATGTTATTGTGGATTATGCGGCGCAACAGATCTTTACTAATAATGGCCTGATCACGATGGAGGAGCTTTCCAGGAAGCTAGGCTATACGCGCCGTTACCTGGACATACGGTTTGCACAATGCATGGGATTGAATCCAAAAACGCTGGCAGCAGTGAGCCGGTTTCAACTGTTTTATAAAGCATATAATCAGCGGGAAGTAATTCATTTTTTTGGCAAGGATCTGTATGATTATTATTATGATCAGTCGCATTTTATAAAAGAGTTCAAACGGTTTACCGGGTTTTCCCCTACCCGATATGCCCGCCAGGACAATGCATTCGGGCGTATTTTTTACAAATCATAGTGTTCCCATTTTTACAATTTTGCAGACAAGGCAGCTGCTAGATTTGTGCATGATTATTCATCTTTAAAAAACAAGATCATGCAACACTTATCTAACTGGATAGAGATTCCGGTGAAAGACCTTCCGCGTGCAAAAAAATT
The Chitinophaga sp. MM2321 DNA segment above includes these coding regions:
- a CDS encoding AraC family transcriptional regulator; protein product: MFLHKQLPCPALQSYIEQIWVFESSTGIPPGDLALIVPNGMLKMIIPYKSAISSSRIGFADTHRESSIILIGQMDTPATIVSEGNCGSIGIEFKPFAAYRFFQVAMHELTNKVLTLETILGKAGRQLQEVVANETKVHRKIALTEQFLLRQLQVLNKEDVIVDYAAQQIFTNNGLITMEELSRKLGYTRRYLDIRFAQCMGLNPKTLAAVSRFQLFYKAYNQREVIHFFGKDLYDYYYDQSHFIKEFKRFTGFSPTRYARQDNAFGRIFYKS